The sequence CGGGGCGGCATTGGGAACGGCCGAGGAAGAAAAAACGATTGAGAAGGTGTACGAGCAACTGGATTCCGTCTCGATTGATTACGGAGTTTTGGAAAGACTCCGCAAAAACCTGGCGGTCCTTCCGGTCGAGATGGGGTGGAGCGATGTGGGAAGCTGGACCGCCCTGGAACAGATCAGCCGGGCGGATTCCAGGGGGAATGTGATCTTCGGAAACATTATCGATCTCGACAGTCGGAATTCCATTCTTTACGCCGAAAAACGCCTCGTGGCGACGATCGGGCTTGAGAATATGGTGGTGGTGGATACGGAAGATGCGACGCTGGTCTGCCATAAGAATCGCGCGCAGGACGTCCGGAAGGTCGTCGAGGCCCTCCGGCAACGCAACGCCGAGGAGCATTTGGTCCACCGAACCGTCTGGCGGCCGTGGGGCAGCTATACCGTTCTTGAAAACGGGGACCAATACAAGATCAAGCGGATCGTGGTCAATCCAAAGGCCCGTTTGTCTCTTCAATTGCATCATCGCCGGAGCGAACACTGGGTGGTCGTTTCCGGTTCCGCGCGGGTCACCTGCGGCGAGCGGGTGTATGATCTGGCGCGAAATGAGAGCACCTACATCCCGATGAATACAAAACACCGCCTGGAAAACCCCGGCGCGACGCCGCTCCAGATCATCGAGGTTCAGAACGGCGATTACCTCGGAGAAGACGATATCGTTCGGTTTCAGGACGATTACGGGCGGAAAGCATAGCTTTTAAGCGCGGGGTGTCACAAATACATCGGCTCATTGACCTATTTATTTAAAGCAGCGCGGAGTTTACCTCCGCGCTGGGACAAGCACCGCTCTGCGCATTTTGTCGATAAGGCTTCGCCGAATTGGTCGATCGGGACAAAAAGCCGCACGTTATGAAAGGCCAAGCATCGATGCAAAAGATCTTCCGTGAGTACGATATACGGGGCGTGGTCGGACAAGATCTGACTCCGGACCTGGCGGAGCAGATCGGAAAGGCGTTTGGAACGACCCTTCGAAGGAGAAATCTGCGACAGATCGCGGTCGGCCGGGACGGGCGGGAGAGTTCCCCGCTGCTGCGTCAACGCCTGATCGATGGAGTTACCGCGGCGGGGATCGGCGTGACGGATATCGGCGTCTGTCCCACCCCGTTGCTATATTTCGCTCTTTTTAATCTCCCGGTCGACGGCGGGGCGATGATTACCGCCAGTCACAACCCATCCGAGTATAACGGTTTCAAGTTATGCGTCGGAAGAGAAA comes from Nitrospiria bacterium and encodes:
- a CDS encoding mannose-1-phosphate guanylyltransferase/mannose-6-phosphate isomerase, encoding MNKNSLYPIVLAGGSGTRFWPLSRELYPKQLLKLIGDETMLQRTLRCAMGAAPAENIHVVTHRRQADAVRMQASAVVSLPSDHVLLEPRARNTAAAIGLAAVALKRKDPEAVMVVMPADHVILKNSVFARAVRSASRLAREGWLVTFGTKAVRPETGYGYIRRGQTITGRMSSRGPAAYQVSRFTEKPDRATAKRYVSDGRFYWNSGIFVWKASAILDAIRVLQPRLYRGLASIGAALGTAEEEKTIEKVYEQLDSVSIDYGVLERLRKNLAVLPVEMGWSDVGSWTALEQISRADSRGNVIFGNIIDLDSRNSILYAEKRLVATIGLENMVVVDTEDATLVCHKNRAQDVRKVVEALRQRNAEEHLVHRTVWRPWGSYTVLENGDQYKIKRIVVNPKARLSLQLHHRRSEHWVVVSGSARVTCGERVYDLARNESTYIPMNTKHRLENPGATPLQIIEVQNGDYLGEDDIVRFQDDYGRKA